The genomic DNA GAGCCTTTAACGAGTCGTAGACTACTTCGCAACCCAGAATTTCTTTGGTAATTAAACACCTTACTGCGGTAACTACTCCGCCTTTTTCGACTACCATATCTGCGCCGTAGTCGTCTATAACGGGCGTAAACTTGACAGTACAGCCTTTATATGTAAATATTCTTGAAAGATAGAACTCAAACTGTATATTGTCCATCTTCTCTATTTCGGCAAGTTTTTGAGCCGTAGTTTGTCTAGGCAAACTATTGTTAGTCAAGTTAGCTGAGCTACTAGAAGCGATATAGCCAAATTGATTTAAAATATTTTGATTGTATTCGTCTAAGCGTTGTTGTTGAGCTAATAATTCTTTCTTTTTCATATTGTTCACCTATCTTGTTTTTACGTTAAATTGATACAAGGCGATTGCAACCGCCGTAGGTAAGTTGAGAGAGTCTATTGCGCAAGAGTGGTCAATTACCACGCTTTGCCCTATTTGTTGGTAACTGCTAGGCAAGCCCGAACTTTCGTTGCCAAATATGAGCGAATAGAGGTTGGTAGGGCTGACATTTTGCAGTTTGGTTTTGCCGTCGGTTAAAAAGCAATACATCTGCCGTTGCCCAAACTCTTTGTCATAATCTAAATAGCTGTCAAAACAACTTATATTAAGAGAAAACACCGCACCCATCGAAGCTCTAACAGTCTTAGGGGCGAATGCGTCGGCGGGAGCGCCAATTAAAGCAAGGTTGGTAATGTTAAAGCCCAACATCGAACGCATAATATTGCCAAGATTTCCCATATCGGCAGGATTATCTAACACAACGTGATTTTGACTAGGCGACAAAGCCGAATACTGTTTAATAAATTCTCCGGCAACAAAAACATTTTCTTTTTTAGAAATAGTTTCTATCTTATGAGAAGCCTTTTCAACGACTATGCCCAAACCGCTTGCAAGTTTTAATAAATTTTCTATT from Clostridia bacterium includes the following:
- a CDS encoding restriction endonuclease, with product MKKKELLAQQQRLDEYNQNILNQFGYIASSSSANLTNNSLPRQTTAQKLAEIEKMDNIQFEFYLSRIFTYKGCTVKFTPVIDDYGADMVVEKGGVVTAVRCLITKEILGCEVVYDSLKALSAYSCDQCMVITNGYFNSAAVKHAKGKKIVLVDKDTLIEDFINIKLAEQLETPKD
- a CDS encoding TrmH family RNA methyltransferase, producing MKYEEKISYALGVFPTYELLLRKPNLVTRILTHDNLQMTPAIENLLKLASGLGIVVEKASHKIETISKKENVFVAGEFIKQYSALSPSQNHVVLDNPADMGNLGNIMRSMLGFNITNLALIGAPADAFAPKTVRASMGAVFSLNISCFDSYLDYDKEFGQRQMYCFLTDGKTKLQNVSPTNLYSLIFGNESSGLPSSYQQIGQSVVIDHSCAIDSLNLPTAVAIALYQFNVKTR